The following coding sequences lie in one Megalodesulfovibrio gigas DSM 1382 = ATCC 19364 genomic window:
- a CDS encoding efflux RND transporter periplasmic adaptor subunit: protein MASSTVTAVSTSKDLASLRIQRDGRGLRRRRRIPWGLLFLLVCLGAGAAWWFWPRPPLVRLGTVALTHPSQTLAALTASGYMVADRKSSVAAKITSQLVWLGVEEGQLVRQGDILARLEAEDLAAAHAAALAEVVAAEARLKQLEAELLDTERQERRLQALVRTGAIAQSEYDAAETRRDVARAAIFQVSKQVLAAKAAAERARVDQGYATLRAPFDAVVLTKNADVGDILTPLGAAASARASVVTLADLTSLQAEVDVSESQIGKVAAGMPCEIELDALPGERFPGVVHMIVPTADRTKATILVKVRFNHLDPRVLPDMSVRVSFLSRALAPGEETPRLTAPAEALVWRQERAHVLRYANGTLEQVAVQPGEAFGGLTAIAGELAAGQKVVLSPAEELAGGMPVRVQED from the coding sequence ATGGCTTCTTCCACTGTCACTGCGGTATCAACCTCCAAGGATCTGGCCTCCCTGCGCATTCAGCGCGATGGCCGGGGGCTGCGTCGTCGTCGTCGCATCCCCTGGGGGCTGCTGTTTCTGTTGGTCTGTCTGGGGGCCGGCGCGGCCTGGTGGTTCTGGCCCCGGCCGCCCCTGGTGCGCCTGGGCACGGTGGCCCTGACGCATCCTTCCCAGACCCTGGCCGCCCTCACCGCCAGCGGCTACATGGTGGCGGATCGCAAGTCTTCCGTGGCCGCCAAGATCACTTCACAGCTGGTCTGGCTGGGGGTGGAGGAGGGCCAATTGGTGCGCCAGGGCGACATCCTGGCCCGCCTGGAAGCCGAGGACCTTGCCGCCGCCCACGCTGCGGCCCTGGCCGAGGTGGTGGCCGCCGAAGCCCGTCTGAAGCAGTTGGAGGCCGAACTTCTGGACACGGAACGTCAGGAGCGCCGTCTGCAGGCCCTGGTGCGCACGGGGGCCATTGCCCAATCCGAATACGATGCCGCCGAGACCCGCCGTGACGTGGCCCGGGCGGCCATTTTTCAGGTTTCCAAGCAGGTCCTGGCTGCCAAGGCCGCCGCGGAACGCGCCCGGGTGGACCAGGGCTATGCCACCCTGCGTGCGCCGTTTGACGCCGTGGTGCTCACCAAGAATGCCGACGTGGGCGACATCCTCACTCCCCTGGGCGCGGCGGCCAGCGCCCGGGCCTCGGTGGTCACGCTGGCGGATCTGACCTCCCTGCAGGCCGAGGTGGACGTGAGCGAGTCGCAGATCGGCAAGGTGGCGGCGGGCATGCCCTGCGAGATTGAGCTGGATGCCCTGCCCGGCGAGCGCTTTCCCGGCGTGGTGCATATGATCGTCCCCACGGCAGACCGCACCAAGGCCACCATCCTGGTCAAGGTCCGCTTCAATCATCTGGATCCGCGGGTGCTGCCGGACATGAGCGTGCGCGTGTCCTTTCTTTCCCGGGCTCTGGCTCCCGGCGAGGAAACACCCCGCCTCACGGCGCCGGCCGAGGCCCTGGTGTGGCGTCAGGAGCGCGCGCACGTGCTGCGGTATGCAAACGGCACGCTGGAGCAGGTGGCCGTGCAGCCGGGCGAGGCCTTCGGCGGGCTCACCGCCATTGCCGGCGAACTGGCCGCGGGGCAGAAAGTGGTGCTTTCTCCCGCGGAGGAACTGGCCGGCGGCATGCCCGTCCGGGTGCAGGAAGACTGA
- a CDS encoding EF-hand domain-containing protein, translating to MIAVISGVIALVLIHGQLQQPPEYQTREALLQHLEAIRHPQPPPTRAGDPHARMDTNRDGRLTREEWDAFMTVHDEDYMPCHRGQGEKDDTVPRP from the coding sequence ATGATTGCAGTCATCTCAGGCGTTATTGCACTGGTACTGATCCATGGACAACTGCAGCAGCCACCGGAATATCAGACCCGGGAGGCCCTGCTGCAGCATCTGGAAGCCATCCGCCATCCGCAACCGCCGCCGACCAGGGCCGGGGATCCCCACGCCCGCATGGACACAAACCGGGACGGCCGCCTGACCCGCGAGGAATGGGACGCCTTCATGACCGTGCACGACGAGGATTACATGCCCTGCCACCGCGGCCAGGGCGAGAAGGACGACACCGTGCCGCGGCCCTGA
- a CDS encoding EF-hand domain-containing protein — MKTLRLLCCFLLLAASPAYAGMAAGPHGSPHGGMIGFDHLDADKDGSLSRDEFATMMRGSTHPDNKDAAFKMIDTDGDGGISPQEWDAFKDSHAKAMGKHGQPAESPDCAPDGNKTVQ; from the coding sequence ATGAAAACCCTTCGCCTGCTCTGCTGCTTCCTGCTCCTGGCCGCATCCCCGGCCTATGCCGGCATGGCCGCCGGCCCGCACGGCAGCCCCCATGGCGGGATGATCGGCTTTGATCATCTCGACGCAGACAAGGACGGCAGCCTCTCCCGGGACGAGTTCGCGACCATGATGCGCGGCAGCACGCATCCGGACAACAAGGATGCCGCCTTCAAGATGATCGACACCGACGGCGACGGCGGCATCTCCCCCCAGGAATGGGACGCCTTCAAGGATTCCCACGCCAAGGCCATGGGCAAGCACGGCCAGCCGGCCGAAAGCCCCGACTGCGCCCCCGACGGCAACAAAACCGTCCAGTAG
- a CDS encoding B12-binding domain-containing radical SAM protein — protein sequence MHILVLNPPYFPKFSRPQRSPAVTKSGTLYYPIWLAYAAGVLEEAGFDVTFQDAPAAGLSLDAVLDRARIEQPLLMILDSSTPSIANDLEAARQLKAVVPQAIVVMVGVHVSALPEETLRQAPWVDAVARREYEYTVLELARAVRQAGGRPPATVLQDIQGLTFRAESESEDIRAAADRPFLDDLDVLPFVSRVYRRHLRLEDYFNPNGLHPMVTLTTSRGCPFRCSFCVYPQTLTGHVVRIRSIANVLDEVEEILRECPQVRSIFFEDDTLTANRARSLEFAQVIQDRGLQFTWSANARMDLDLETMRALKAAGCRMLCVGFESGVPATLACMRKGLGADRARRFMADARAAGLRIHGCFIIGFPGEDRAAVEQTIRLALDLDPDTAQFYPVMVYPGTQAYAMYQEKGWITTVDFSAWLTPQGLHNCVTRNEHFGPEELVALCDQARRRFYFRPKFLLRKAWEALKDPDERHRSVKAGRVFVKHLLFGSGAGAPPACAESLPALEPQEPGLAASVVIPAYNAAGTLPHTLRSLVRQNQSRKSYEIIVVDDGSTDDTAACCRSWVDDGSVRWLQHPDGRNHGPAAARNLGGQYARGAVVVFTDADCRPGPDFLVNILKKFEDPTVDGVQGAYRTLQRQLTARFAQAEFESRYALHEDGGPVDLVATYAAAFRRSVFLESGGFDVSYPTANNEDTEFSYRLLAAGRRLVFAPRAVVQHLHPASLGRYCRTKFWRAYWRVRVYRRYPDKAVSDRYTSKAVKFQTLAAMLGWAILPLAVCWPGLFRVEALLAAGIAASALPWTGRLLRQDVVLALAVPGFVLARAAALAAGSWWGLATGWRRRKA from the coding sequence ATGCACATTCTTGTTCTAAACCCCCCGTATTTTCCCAAATTTTCCAGGCCGCAGCGCAGTCCGGCCGTCACCAAGTCCGGTACGCTGTATTATCCCATCTGGTTGGCGTATGCCGCCGGCGTGCTGGAAGAAGCCGGGTTCGACGTCACCTTCCAGGACGCGCCGGCTGCCGGCCTGTCCCTGGATGCCGTGCTGGACCGCGCCCGCATTGAACAGCCGTTGCTCATGATTCTGGACAGCTCCACCCCCTCCATCGCCAACGACCTGGAGGCCGCCCGGCAGCTCAAGGCCGTCGTGCCCCAGGCCATCGTGGTCATGGTGGGGGTGCATGTGTCTGCCCTGCCGGAGGAAACCCTGCGGCAGGCTCCCTGGGTGGATGCCGTGGCCCGCCGCGAATACGAATACACCGTGCTGGAGCTGGCCCGGGCCGTGCGCCAGGCCGGCGGCCGGCCGCCGGCGACCGTGCTGCAGGACATCCAGGGCCTGACCTTCCGTGCCGAGTCCGAGAGCGAGGACATCCGCGCCGCCGCCGACCGGCCCTTCCTTGACGATCTGGACGTCTTGCCCTTTGTGAGCCGCGTGTATCGTCGGCATCTGCGGCTGGAAGACTATTTCAACCCCAACGGGCTGCATCCCATGGTCACCCTGACCACCAGCCGGGGCTGCCCGTTCCGGTGCAGTTTCTGCGTGTATCCGCAGACCCTCACCGGCCATGTTGTGCGCATTCGCAGCATCGCCAACGTGCTGGATGAGGTGGAGGAGATTTTGCGGGAATGCCCGCAGGTGCGGTCCATCTTTTTCGAGGATGATACCCTCACCGCCAACCGCGCCCGCAGCCTGGAGTTCGCCCAGGTCATCCAGGACCGCGGGTTGCAGTTCACCTGGTCCGCCAACGCCCGCATGGATCTGGACCTGGAGACCATGCGCGCCCTCAAGGCCGCAGGCTGTCGCATGCTCTGCGTGGGCTTCGAATCCGGCGTGCCGGCCACCCTGGCCTGCATGCGCAAGGGCCTGGGTGCGGACCGGGCAAGACGCTTCATGGCCGATGCACGAGCCGCCGGCCTGCGCATCCACGGCTGCTTCATCATCGGCTTCCCCGGCGAGGACCGTGCCGCCGTGGAACAGACCATCCGTCTGGCCCTTGATCTGGACCCGGACACGGCGCAGTTCTACCCGGTGATGGTCTATCCCGGTACGCAAGCCTACGCCATGTATCAGGAAAAGGGGTGGATCACCACGGTGGACTTCTCGGCCTGGCTGACGCCGCAGGGGCTGCACAACTGCGTCACCCGCAACGAGCACTTCGGCCCCGAGGAGCTGGTGGCCCTGTGCGATCAGGCCCGCCGGCGTTTCTATTTCCGTCCCAAATTCCTGCTCCGCAAGGCCTGGGAGGCGCTGAAGGATCCTGATGAACGCCACCGCAGTGTCAAGGCGGGCCGGGTGTTTGTGAAGCACCTGCTCTTCGGGTCCGGTGCCGGCGCGCCCCCGGCCTGCGCCGAGTCCCTGCCGGCCCTGGAGCCGCAGGAACCCGGTCTGGCGGCCTCGGTGGTCATCCCGGCGTACAATGCCGCCGGGACCCTGCCGCACACCCTGCGCAGTCTGGTGCGGCAGAATCAGTCGCGAAAATCCTATGAAATCATTGTGGTGGATGATGGTTCCACCGACGATACCGCCGCCTGCTGCCGCTCCTGGGTGGATGATGGCAGCGTGCGCTGGCTGCAGCATCCCGACGGGCGCAACCACGGGCCGGCCGCGGCGCGCAATCTGGGTGGCCAGTACGCCCGGGGCGCGGTGGTGGTCTTTACCGATGCGGATTGCCGGCCCGGGCCGGATTTTCTGGTCAATATCCTGAAAAAATTCGAGGACCCCACCGTGGACGGCGTCCAGGGCGCCTACCGCACCCTGCAGCGGCAGCTCACGGCGCGGTTTGCCCAGGCCGAATTCGAGTCCCGCTATGCCCTGCACGAGGACGGCGGCCCCGTGGATCTGGTGGCCACCTACGCCGCGGCCTTCCGGCGGTCCGTCTTCCTGGAGTCCGGTGGGTTCGATGTCTCCTATCCAACTGCCAACAATGAGGATACGGAGTTCTCCTACCGCCTGCTGGCCGCGGGTCGACGGCTGGTGTTCGCGCCGCGGGCTGTGGTCCAGCATCTGCACCCAGCCAGCCTGGGGCGCTACTGCCGCACCAAGTTTTGGCGGGCGTACTGGCGGGTGAGGGTCTACCGGCGCTATCCGGACAAGGCCGTCTCGGACCGCTACACATCCAAGGCCGTGAAATTCCAGACCCTGGCCGCCATGCTCGGCTGGGCCATCCTGCCCCTGGCGGTGTGCTGGCCGGGATTGTTCCGGGTGGAGGCGTTGCTGGCGGCGGGCATTGCGGCCTCGGCCCTGCCCTGGACGGGAAGACTGCTGCGGCAGGATGTCGTCCTGGCCCTGGCCGTGCCGGGGTTCGTGCTGGCGAGGGCAGCGGCCCTGGCCGCGGGCTCCTGGTGGGGGCTGGCGACAGGCTGGCGACGCCGGAAGGCGTGA
- a CDS encoding polysaccharide biosynthesis/export family protein, translating into MTLYLRPVLLLALFWIAALLCPGCGGPKDPVSLSPVSAGSSINATRNAVHAGPLAYGDKLSVHVWRHDDLTLEPQVDETGGFDFPLIGKVQASGKTIGQLRDEMRSRLAVYLVNPQLMVELMQSAFRTAYVYGEVTAEGPVVLNHDVTLWEAISRCGGFTRDASEGNVLIIRGAQGRGEMQLLVADMKLANVEKDKPFNFSGYLAPGDLVFVPPTTLANVERFMTRLRNILEAIASAERAIIFIPQVRDALIDVYDGQPPDYTSSSGNLNNVAGENLSNQGGVITPTQ; encoded by the coding sequence ATGACCTTGTATCTTCGTCCTGTCTTGCTGCTTGCGCTATTCTGGATCGCGGCGTTGCTGTGTCCAGGCTGCGGCGGCCCCAAGGATCCCGTGTCTCTTTCCCCTGTGTCGGCGGGAAGTTCCATAAACGCCACCCGAAACGCCGTGCATGCCGGCCCCCTGGCCTACGGCGACAAGCTCTCCGTGCATGTCTGGCGGCATGACGACCTGACCCTGGAACCGCAGGTGGACGAAACCGGCGGCTTCGATTTTCCCCTGATCGGCAAGGTCCAGGCCTCCGGCAAGACCATCGGCCAGCTGCGCGACGAAATGCGCTCCCGCCTGGCTGTGTATCTGGTGAATCCCCAGCTCATGGTGGAGCTGATGCAATCTGCCTTCCGCACGGCCTATGTCTACGGCGAAGTGACGGCCGAAGGGCCGGTGGTCCTGAATCATGACGTCACGCTGTGGGAGGCCATCTCCCGGTGCGGCGGCTTCACCCGCGACGCCAGCGAGGGCAACGTGCTGATCATCCGCGGCGCCCAGGGCCGGGGGGAAATGCAGCTCCTGGTGGCGGACATGAAGCTCGCCAACGTGGAAAAGGACAAACCCTTCAACTTCTCCGGCTACCTGGCCCCCGGCGACCTGGTGTTCGTGCCGCCTACCACCCTGGCCAATGTGGAACGCTTCATGACCCGGCTGCGCAACATCCTGGAGGCCATCGCCTCGGCGGAACGCGCCATCATCTTCATTCCCCAGGTCCGCGACGCCCTGATCGACGTCTACGACGGCCAGCCGCCGGATTACACCAGCAGCTCCGGCAACCTGAACAACGTCGCCGGCGAAAACCTCAGCAACCAGGGCGGCGTAATCACGCCTACGCAATAA
- a CDS encoding GumC family protein — protein sequence MELRQLLEILWRRRRLCGGIALGVFLGILLLTLLVVPRYVATSKVLAYKSPSASTLLSSLGLRSSTMPETVSDAEVANYKLIAQSAPVLQAVTQELELQRVRARSLLPRMIPGATWLLPKLGLDGLLNATKPLQWDELGKKSILQFFFPRPYVDISEDQDADIFTITVQATDMAESVRIANTVAKAFIDRDVELQREEFYRFADSIEARIPLAKAEYERTLKGLQDFREKHASISLDEEILRLIGLISSVASERDEAGVQAEQYRAMLAETRRLLAATPQYSKSQEQMERNPVVDSVKLTLRDLYLELANTRTRYTEQHPQVVDIQNRIKQAKEIIQEEAARIFGDVTLALDPLFTELAQRASQYAADTAGAEMQQQAYDQVLASLNQKLLRFPAMQTNYALLSLQYRRAEQYLQTLMDINYQVDTARSLAVSNLRLVEAASIPPDITDYKQPNLMLHVALAIFLAGFFSLVGTFLREYLDPAVLRPDDAATAAGAPCLAVLPAGSGTRQGAFASRPAGHPQREALSALAATLESGNPVPRRIGLLPLNDEPATALAVAHLGQMQTEERHRTLLVDLCLRTPHLDALFGVARSPGVAEVLAGKATAQACLQPLPFEQARLLAAGRADLLQGTVLSKRALEPLLNSLAAQVDRTVCLLPALATNADGLRIVSVLNTVVLVASQGVTHREALSNAAAGVRQAGGTVQGVVLIQESGWKAFPQLQWKRA from the coding sequence GTGGAACTCAGACAGCTTCTCGAAATTCTGTGGCGGCGGCGGCGGCTGTGCGGCGGCATTGCACTGGGGGTGTTCCTGGGCATCTTGCTGCTCACGCTCCTTGTAGTGCCCCGGTACGTGGCCACCTCCAAGGTCCTGGCGTACAAATCTCCCTCGGCAAGCACCCTGCTCAGCTCCCTGGGCCTGCGCTCGTCCACCATGCCGGAAACGGTGTCCGACGCCGAAGTGGCCAACTACAAGCTGATCGCCCAGTCCGCACCCGTGCTGCAGGCCGTGACCCAGGAACTGGAGCTGCAGCGCGTGCGGGCCCGGTCCCTGCTGCCGCGCATGATCCCCGGCGCCACCTGGCTCCTGCCCAAGCTGGGGCTGGATGGCCTGCTCAACGCCACCAAGCCCCTGCAATGGGACGAACTGGGCAAGAAGAGCATCCTGCAATTCTTCTTCCCCAGGCCGTATGTGGATATTTCCGAGGATCAGGACGCGGACATATTCACCATCACGGTGCAGGCCACAGACATGGCCGAGTCCGTGCGCATCGCCAACACCGTGGCCAAGGCATTCATCGACCGCGATGTGGAACTGCAGCGCGAGGAGTTCTACCGCTTTGCCGACTCCATTGAGGCCCGCATCCCCCTGGCCAAGGCGGAATATGAGCGGACCCTCAAGGGGCTGCAAGACTTCCGCGAAAAGCACGCCTCCATCAGCCTGGATGAAGAAATCCTGCGGCTTATCGGCCTGATTTCCTCCGTGGCCAGCGAACGAGACGAAGCCGGCGTGCAGGCGGAACAATATCGCGCCATGCTGGCCGAAACCCGGCGTCTGCTGGCTGCCACGCCGCAGTACTCCAAATCCCAGGAGCAGATGGAACGCAACCCGGTGGTGGATTCGGTCAAACTCACCCTGCGCGACCTGTACCTGGAGCTGGCCAACACCCGCACCCGTTACACCGAACAGCACCCCCAGGTGGTGGACATCCAAAACCGCATCAAGCAAGCCAAAGAAATTATTCAAGAAGAAGCCGCCAGGATCTTCGGTGACGTCACCCTTGCCCTGGACCCGCTCTTCACCGAACTCGCGCAACGCGCCTCCCAATACGCTGCCGACACTGCCGGGGCGGAGATGCAGCAGCAGGCGTATGATCAGGTGCTGGCCAGCCTGAACCAGAAGCTGCTGCGCTTCCCGGCCATGCAGACCAACTATGCCTTGCTCAGTCTTCAATATCGCCGCGCAGAGCAGTATCTTCAGACACTGATGGACATCAACTATCAGGTGGACACGGCCCGCTCCCTGGCTGTTTCCAACCTGCGGCTGGTGGAAGCCGCCAGCATCCCCCCGGATATTACCGATTACAAGCAGCCGAACCTGATGCTGCATGTGGCCCTGGCCATCTTTCTGGCGGGATTTTTCTCCCTTGTCGGCACATTTTTACGGGAATACCTGGATCCTGCCGTGCTGCGGCCGGACGATGCAGCCACAGCCGCCGGCGCACCGTGTCTGGCCGTGCTGCCGGCGGGATCCGGCACGCGGCAGGGCGCCTTTGCCAGCCGGCCTGCGGGGCATCCGCAGCGCGAGGCGCTTTCCGCCCTGGCCGCCACCCTGGAATCCGGAAATCCTGTCCCCCGCCGCATCGGCCTGCTGCCGCTGAATGATGAGCCCGCCACCGCCCTGGCCGTGGCGCATCTGGGCCAGATGCAGACCGAGGAACGCCACCGCACCCTGCTGGTGGATCTGTGTCTGCGCACCCCGCATCTGGATGCCCTGTTCGGCGTGGCCCGATCCCCCGGCGTGGCGGAAGTGCTGGCCGGCAAGGCGACGGCGCAGGCCTGTCTGCAGCCCCTGCCCTTTGAGCAGGCCCGGCTGCTGGCCGCCGGACGGGCGGATCTGCTCCAGGGAACCGTCCTTTCCAAACGCGCACTGGAGCCGCTGTTGAACTCCCTCGCCGCACAGGTGGACCGCACCGTGTGCCTGCTGCCTGCCCTGGCGACCAATGCCGACGGCCTGCGCATCGTGTCCGTGCTGAATACCGTGGTGCTGGTGGCCTCCCAGGGCGTGACCCACCGCGAGGCCTTGTCCAACGCGGCTGCCGGCGTGCGACAGGCGGGAGGCACCGTGCAGGGCGTGGTGCTGATTCAGGAATCAGGATGGAAAGCATTCCCCCAACTGCAGTGGAAACGCGCCTGA
- a CDS encoding serine/threonine protein kinase translates to MADRSLYCKNTILGFLRKKEPLFGGWKVVAFLGAGAFGCVFKLEREDLGARFVSALKVISLTKKASTNSDSLDSLQDAISQEAKELVHLYSLGGHQNVVGWHNHQVFHIRDSESVTALLAVMMDYLPNNLAKEIKKGPIPWPRAMRMLADCLRGLMHIHAKQVIHRDIKPENIFINEDGMARIGDFGVARQVTDTSQAETRVGTPLYIAPEVIKDPYGHGYDFQVDIYSLGLVGYEMLTGSLPFEEDAKGNKNLMVKKRLSGAMITMPDTLPRGVREVILGAVQYDPDRRYSSAAEFLEAVERVLASEGLDTVRPLPIVRVMPDAAEDGSPSWRQVHTTAAPVPASAPPSAGKAASGAEPASLPALPGPPPALASVVQAVAATPPPASQPAPPANGNGNGAGASQDEPATPAPASVPTSSPAAGRPQTPAYTPYAHGPDRKSIHGACDDTYGTCPRGSGLLSWEVAAFVATLGCVLSVRFREDDVVASLVFVLCYVLGALYFILAVRRNRALVLASFALSLGVGNYLMTGSLSAVFTAIDYALLAAYAVACLLAPKVHDFLGRS, encoded by the coding sequence ATGGCCGACAGGTCCCTGTACTGCAAAAATACCATCCTCGGCTTTCTCCGTAAGAAAGAGCCGTTGTTCGGCGGCTGGAAGGTCGTGGCGTTTCTTGGCGCCGGGGCCTTCGGGTGCGTCTTCAAGCTGGAGCGCGAGGACCTGGGGGCCAGATTCGTCTCCGCCCTCAAGGTCATTTCCCTGACCAAAAAAGCCAGCACCAACAGCGATTCCCTGGATTCCCTGCAGGACGCCATCAGCCAGGAAGCCAAGGAGCTGGTGCACCTGTACAGCCTGGGCGGCCACCAGAATGTGGTGGGCTGGCACAATCATCAGGTGTTTCACATCCGCGATTCCGAGTCCGTCACCGCCCTGTTGGCCGTGATGATGGATTATCTGCCCAACAACCTCGCCAAGGAAATCAAGAAGGGCCCCATCCCCTGGCCCCGGGCCATGCGCATGCTGGCGGACTGCCTGCGCGGCCTGATGCACATCCACGCCAAGCAGGTCATCCACCGCGACATCAAGCCGGAGAACATCTTCATCAACGAAGACGGCATGGCTCGCATCGGCGACTTCGGGGTGGCCCGCCAGGTGACGGATACCAGCCAGGCGGAAACCCGCGTGGGCACGCCGCTGTACATTGCCCCCGAAGTCATCAAGGACCCCTACGGCCACGGCTACGATTTTCAGGTGGACATCTATTCCCTGGGGCTGGTGGGCTACGAAATGTTGACGGGCAGTCTTCCCTTTGAGGAGGACGCCAAGGGCAACAAGAATTTGATGGTCAAGAAGCGGCTCTCCGGCGCCATGATCACCATGCCGGACACGCTGCCCCGCGGCGTGCGCGAGGTCATCCTCGGCGCCGTGCAGTACGACCCGGACCGCCGCTATTCCTCGGCCGCCGAGTTTCTGGAGGCTGTGGAGCGCGTGCTGGCCAGCGAGGGGCTGGACACGGTGCGGCCCCTTCCCATCGTGCGCGTGATGCCGGATGCCGCAGAAGACGGCAGCCCCTCCTGGAGACAGGTGCATACCACGGCGGCCCCTGTTCCCGCATCCGCTCCTCCGTCGGCGGGCAAGGCGGCCTCCGGCGCCGAGCCGGCCTCCCTCCCTGCACTTCCCGGCCCGCCGCCGGCCCTGGCCTCGGTGGTCCAGGCCGTGGCAGCCACGCCGCCGCCGGCGTCGCAGCCAGCGCCTCCGGCCAACGGCAACGGCAATGGTGCCGGGGCATCGCAGGACGAGCCGGCCACGCCCGCGCCTGCATCCGTACCCACATCAAGCCCTGCCGCAGGCAGACCCCAGACTCCGGCATACACCCCCTATGCGCATGGCCCCGACCGGAAATCCATCCACGGCGCGTGCGACGACACCTACGGGACCTGCCCCAGGGGCTCAGGCTTGCTGAGCTGGGAGGTGGCCGCTTTCGTGGCGACGCTGGGATGTGTGCTTTCCGTGCGTTTTCGGGAGGATGATGTCGTGGCGTCCCTGGTGTTCGTCTTGTGTTATGTGCTGGGGGCGCTGTACTTCATCCTGGCGGTGCGGCGCAATCGGGCCTTGGTGCTGGCGAGCTTTGCCCTGTCGCTGGGGGTGGGGAATTATCTGATGACGGGCAGCCTGAGTGCCGTGTTCACGGCCATTGATTACGCCCTGCTCGCCGCGTATGCGGTGGCCTGCCTGCTTGCGCCCAAGGTGCATGACTTTCTGGGACGATCCTGA
- a CDS encoding patatin-like phospholipase family protein, which yields MSTLPCPPRLPHACVLGIVSLLCLACAACGSLRVRPPIPGQDTNPLTLSQTRVMATRNDAGIAGVRGWGDVLSPDLQHSLAESTQQYRDRLQKEGQPMPQAFDIMALSGGGPDGAFGAGVLCGWTDTGTRPEFRIVTGVSTGALSAPFVFLGSKYDAELRELYTTLKTKDILFLKGIYRIIFGDSVTDNTPLLRILQQRVNAEMLDAIAKEHARGRRLFIATTNLDAQRNVVWDMGAIAVSGHPKALELFHKVLLASSAIPVAFPPQYIPVQRGEDLYDEMHVDGGVISQFIVYDGYLNPKRMAEELGQMHAYEKVFKRVHILINNKIGPVGEPVKPRLAPIASRAISTLIKSQAKGALAYAYLLAKRDDMHMRFLAIPEEFEAQAAEPFDPVAMKKTFELGYEIGRNQTGWQELPPGYEH from the coding sequence ATGTCCACCCTCCCCTGCCCCCCTCGCCTTCCTCACGCCTGTGTTCTGGGGATCGTCTCCCTGCTGTGTCTGGCCTGCGCTGCTTGCGGCAGCCTGCGCGTCCGGCCACCAATCCCCGGGCAGGACACCAATCCCCTGACCCTGAGCCAGACCCGGGTGATGGCCACCCGCAACGATGCCGGCATTGCCGGCGTGCGTGGCTGGGGCGACGTGCTCTCCCCGGATCTGCAGCACAGCCTTGCCGAGTCCACGCAACAATATCGCGACCGGCTCCAGAAAGAAGGCCAGCCCATGCCCCAGGCCTTCGACATCATGGCCCTGTCCGGCGGCGGACCAGACGGCGCCTTTGGCGCGGGGGTGCTCTGCGGCTGGACAGACACCGGCACCCGGCCGGAATTCCGCATTGTTACCGGGGTGAGCACCGGCGCGCTCTCTGCGCCCTTCGTCTTCCTGGGGTCAAAGTATGACGCCGAGTTGCGCGAGCTCTACACCACGCTGAAGACAAAGGACATTCTCTTCCTCAAGGGCATCTATCGCATTATCTTTGGCGATTCCGTCACCGACAACACCCCCCTGCTGCGCATCCTGCAGCAACGCGTTAACGCCGAGATGCTGGACGCCATTGCCAAGGAGCATGCCCGGGGCCGCCGGCTGTTCATTGCCACCACCAACCTGGACGCCCAGCGCAACGTGGTGTGGGACATGGGAGCCATTGCCGTTTCCGGTCATCCCAAGGCTCTGGAACTGTTCCACAAGGTGCTGCTGGCTTCTTCCGCCATTCCCGTGGCCTTTCCGCCGCAGTACATTCCCGTGCAGCGCGGCGAGGATCTCTACGACGAGATGCACGTGGATGGCGGCGTCATCTCCCAGTTCATCGTCTACGACGGCTATCTCAATCCCAAACGCATGGCCGAGGAACTGGGGCAGATGCACGCCTACGAAAAAGTGTTCAAGCGCGTGCACATCCTCATCAACAACAAAATCGGTCCCGTGGGCGAGCCGGTGAAGCCCCGCCTCGCGCCCATCGCCTCCCGGGCCATCTCCACCCTCATCAAATCCCAGGCCAAGGGCGCATTGGCCTATGCCTACCTGCTGGCCAAGCGCGACGACATGCACATGCGCTTCCTGGCCATCCCCGAGGAGTTCGAAGCCCAGGCCGCCGAGCCCTTCGATCCCGTGGCCATGAAAAAGACGTTTGAACTCGGCTACGAAATCGGCCGCAACCAGACCGGCTGGCAGGAGCTGCCCCCGGGCTACGAACACTGA